A DNA window from Mytilus edulis chromosome 14, xbMytEdul2.2, whole genome shotgun sequence contains the following coding sequences:
- the LOC139502605 gene encoding uncharacterized protein, protein MSQAISLPASKERLRRQSKENSMSVTTPEVSEWSKWSEWSDSDSLSSTQSFKTGLNSFEFQFETVPGNISSIDGNMSQQLVGQLCKQNAKAQCDDANYETVIQDSTHNLENQSELLVSDGERSGGFDNRNIQEEQENPIRKDYTDFSKDNCIGEDLPYTDISMDDLERAKSVNAGEVHLKTVTKPGWIRKLKQMFGVSKKVKEVKVSITKENFLKKTSKVGKKQLHNKKIAPIIIWDFGGQDVFYSTHQTFLTYRAIYIIVLDGSRKLDDPCPYEQYLPGKSGHKSGRDYLLFWINTIVTYCKGSMQGFPKILVVLTHKDRLTANEVEQRRHEIFAEIDKMFHQTSLMQHVVLEDKIFVNAQDEYDLEMTKIKDAIISESERQPTWGEPLPKCFIPLELEFASLIRKGIPLITLEHLEKINALQPIRPLSETELKVFLKFQHSIGKLLYFDEHKLDDRIILSPTLLIDAFKSIVTDKRFCQGDKEREELWDVMGKQGVVSKKVIQQIWKKKKYKKFYKDKDYLLEVMTHLDILVEPKRYDLDRHRIPADFYYVASMVRAKDDSGYLQSAGFTKRSLAISFQSSSLMIPPALSFRFISYCLYVWAVKTYGDSNKDMLFHRSGVFTIDSSLDMYIACEDERIIARLVHALSNTLIMRDVASSIYECLASALEKIIQLYIRTSSDQTQTSDASFMTRICCNSPNNSCVLPDNDKAQTDQIWICPSHGIEHSIHTITSWIAEKEDEKCKPGCTVTKDEFLKATPSDIHLRRLSLLYSPFEAKELAIHLGFWNREVNVILETEDPLTSSFAILLRCRDSRMVTFNDIKEAIESIGKESIHILCKLVKGENIHFDMEPEKWDLVPTAEHIDRLAPLVGKYSLPFLIELGMDFNIWEQISHRQNERDLVRLNQDILEEWRFKFCRSHNLKPTLREIARAFVNIGKNVKIVDNTLSDLF, encoded by the exons ATGTCACAAGCCATATCATTGCCGGCCAGCAAAGAAAGACTAAGACGTCAATCAAAAGAAAATTCAATGTCAGTTACAACACCAGAGGTTTCAGAATGGTCAAAGTGGTCAGAATGGTCAGACTCGGACAGTTTGTCTTCCACTCAAAGTTTCAAAACAGGATTGAACAGTTTTGAATTCCAATTCGAAACCGTACCAGGTAATATTAGCAGTATAGACGGGAATATGAGCCAACAACTAGTAGGGCAGTTATGTAAGCAAAACGCAAAGGCACAATGCGACGATGCCAACTATGAGACAGTCATACAAGATAGCACTCATAATTTAGAAAACCAATCAGAACTACTAGTTTCGGACGGAGAAAGGTCAGGTGGATTTGACAACAGAAACATACAAGAGGAACAGGAAAATCCAATCAGAAAAGATTATACCGATTTCTCAAAAGACAACTGTATAGGTGAAGATTTGCCATATACAGACATTTCAATGGATGACTTGGAACGTGCGAAGTCAGTAAACGCTGGAGAGGTGCACCTGAAAACTGTAACTAAACCTGGATGGATCAGAAAGTTAAAACAGATGTTTGGGGTTTCGAAAAAAGTTAAAGAAGTCAAAGTTTCAATCACGAAAGAAAACTTTCTCAAGAAGACCTCTAAAGTAGGAAAAAAGCAGTTACACAACAAAAAGATAGCACCAATAATAATTTGGGATTTTGGTGGCCAGGATGTTTTCTATTCAACTCATCAGACATTTCTGACTTACAGAGCGATTTACATAATTGTACTGGATGGAAGTAGAAAACTTGATGATCCATGTCCGTATGAACAATACCTCCCGGGAAAGAGTGGACATAAATCAGGAAGAG ATTATCTGCTTTTCTGGATCAACACAATTGTAACATACTGCAAGGGAAGCATGCAGGGATTTCCTAAAATTCTGGTTGTTTTAACTCACAAAGATCGGTTAACAGCT AATGAGGTTGAACAAAGaagacatgaaatatttgcagaAATCGACAAGATGTTTCACCAGACATCGTTAATGCAACATGTAGTGCTTGaggataaaatatttgttaacgCACAAGACGAATATGACCTAGAAATGACGAAGATCAAGGATGCTATTATCAGCGAATCAGAGAGGCAACCAACATGGGGTGAACCACTTCCAAAGTGTTTTATCCCTTTAGAGTTGGAATTTGCATCGCTGATAAGAAAAGGCATTCCTCTGATTACACTAGAGCATCTTGAGAAAATAAACGCATTGCAACCTATTAGACCGTTATCAGAAACCGAGTTGAAGGTATTTCTGAAATTCCAACATTCCATTGGCAAGCTTTTGTACTTTGATGAACATAAATTAGACGACCGTATAATTTTATCTCCCACTCTTCTCATTGATGCATTTAAATCTATTGTAACAGATAAAAGGTTCTGTCAAGGAGACAAAGAAAGAGAAGAGTTGTGGGATGTAATGGGCAAACAAGGAGTTGTCTCAAAAAAAGTGATCCAACAAATTtggaagaaaaagaaatataaaaagttCTACAAAGATAAAGATTATTTACTGGAAGTTATGACACACCTGGATATATTGGTAGAACCAAAAAGATACGACTTAGATCGCCACCGTATACCTGCTGACTTCTACTATGTTGCAAGTATGGTACGAGCGAAAGATGATTCCGGATACCTCCAATCGGCTGGCTTCACAAAGAGGAGTCTTGCCATATCCTTCCAATCATCATCATTGATGATACCTCCTGCATTATCCTTCAGATTTATCAGTTACTGTCTATATGTATGGGCGGTGAAAACGTACGGAGATTCCAACAAGGACATGCTGTTTCATAGGTCAGGAGTGTTTACCATAGATTCGTCTTTAGATATGTACATTGCCTGCGAAGATGAGAGGATCATTGCGCGTCTTGTTCATGCCTTATCAAACACACTTATAATGAGGGATGTAGCCTCCAGCATCTATGAATGTCTTGCATCAGCCTTGGAAAAAATAATTCAGCTGTATATCAGAACAAGTAGTGATCAGACTCAAACTAGCGATGCATCCTTTATGACCAGGATATGTTGTAACTCACCAAACAACTCATGTGTCCTTCCTGACAACGATAAGGCTCAAACAGATCAAATATGGATATGTCCTTCACATGGCATTGAACACAGCATACACACAATTACATCGTGGATTGCAGAAAAG GAAGACGAAAAGTGTAAACCAGGGTGCACAG TTACCAAAGATGAATTTCTGAAAGCGACACCATCAGACATACATTTACGACGTCTGTCGTTATTGTACAGTCCATTCGAGGCTAAAGAACTGGCAATACATTTAGGATTTTGGAACAGGGAAGTTAATGTCATACTGGAAACTGAAGATCCCTTAACATCAAGCTTTGCAATTTTGCTACGATGTCGAGATAGCAGGATGGTGACATTTAACGACATCAAAGAGGCGATAGAAAGTATTGGAAAAGAAAGTATTCATATACTTTGCaag CTTGTGAAAGGCGAAAATATTCATTTTG ACATGGAACCTGAGAAGTGGGATCTGGTACCTACAGCAGAACACATTGACAGATTAGCTCCATTAGTAGGAAAATACTCCCTCCCGTTTCTTATCGAACTTGGAATGGATTTTAATATCTGGGAACAGATCAGCCACAGACAAAATGAAAGAGATTTGGTCAGACTGAACCAGGATATCTTAGAAGAATGGCGATTCAAGTTTTGTAGGAGTCACAATCTGAAACCAACTTTGCGAGAAATCGCACGTGCATTCGTTAACAttggaaaaaatgtaaaaatcgtTGACAACACATTATCAGatttattttaa